A genomic window from Streptomyces mirabilis includes:
- a CDS encoding TOBE domain-containing protein, with product MSLSIRNQLPGTVTSVTPGEVMAAVKVRLDGGQDLTAAITAEAVEDLGLTTGSTVRALVKSTEVSLATGPVDGVSIRNQFPGTVTEVSTGGAMARVKVEVPGGELTSAITKDAVTELGLTAGSAVVALIKSTEVSLSNA from the coding sequence ATGAGCCTGAGCATCCGCAACCAGCTCCCCGGAACCGTCACCTCCGTCACACCGGGCGAGGTGATGGCGGCGGTCAAGGTCCGCCTCGACGGCGGTCAGGATCTCACCGCGGCCATCACCGCGGAGGCGGTCGAGGATCTGGGTCTCACCACGGGCTCCACGGTCCGCGCCCTGGTCAAGTCGACGGAGGTGTCCCTGGCCACCGGGCCGGTCGACGGGGTGAGCATCCGCAACCAGTTCCCCGGCACGGTGACGGAGGTCTCCACGGGCGGGGCCATGGCCCGCGTCAAGGTCGAGGTCCCGGGCGGCGAGCTGACCTCCGCGATCACCAAGGACGCGGTGACGGAGCTCGGCCTTACGGCCGGATCGGCGGTCGTCGCGCTCATCAAGTCCACCGAGGTGTCCCTCTCCAACGCCTGA